Proteins co-encoded in one Alphaproteobacteria bacterium genomic window:
- the parC gene encoding DNA topoisomerase IV subunit A, producing MAKPQTPEHIENVEFKDALGERYLAYALSTITARSLPDVRDGLKPVHRRLLYAMMQLRLDPSQGYKKCARVVGDVIGKYHPHGDTAVYDTMVRLAQTFSVRYPLVDGQGNFGSIDGDNAAAMRYTEARMTDVAIALMEDLDSDTVDFRPTYDGEDKEPIVMPAGFPNLLANGAEGIAVGMATSIPPHNILEICDALSHLIKSPEARIETLLKHIQGPDFPTGGWIAEATETIANAYNTGRGSLRVRAKWNKEVLSHGLWQVVITEIPYQVQKSKLIEKIADLFREKKLPLLGNIQDESTDTVRIVLEPKSKNIDPALLMESLYRVTDLEIRYGLNLNVITKDGVPKVMNLRELLQAYLDHRHEVLVRKSEFRLDQISRRLEILEGLLICYLNLDKVIKIIREEDEPKPVLMKKFDLTELQAESILNMRLRQLRKLEEIEIKKEHKALKEEQRSLKALLKDEDLRWQTIGDEVKALKKRFASDKKLAGRRSEFTAPPSAAVISVEAFIEKEPITIVCSKLGWIRAFKGHDDLGEVKFKEGDEARFELKAKTTDKLLIFATDGKFYTLGCNNLPGGKGHGEPVRLMVDLEANQDIVTMMVHEPERKLLLASDIGKGFLVEEKDMLAQTRGGKSVMQLPDGSKAIVCAEAKGDHVAVIGTNRKMLVFPLDQVPVMKRGQGVALQKYKGSKLSDAKVFTMKEGLSWQSGKREYSESNMKPWLAQRAGQGKIPPTGFPRSNSFGE from the coding sequence ATGGCGAAACCGCAAACACCTGAACATATCGAGAATGTCGAATTCAAAGACGCGCTTGGCGAGCGTTACCTTGCCTATGCGCTTTCGACGATTACGGCACGTTCGCTGCCGGATGTGCGTGACGGCCTGAAGCCTGTTCACCGCCGCCTGCTTTACGCGATGATGCAGCTACGCCTCGACCCTTCGCAAGGCTATAAAAAATGCGCCCGTGTGGTGGGTGATGTGATTGGTAAATACCACCCGCATGGTGACACGGCTGTCTATGACACCATGGTGCGCTTGGCGCAGACATTCAGCGTGCGCTATCCGCTCGTCGATGGTCAGGGGAACTTTGGTTCGATCGACGGCGATAATGCGGCCGCAATGCGTTATACCGAAGCGCGCATGACCGATGTTGCCATCGCGCTGATGGAAGATCTGGATTCGGACACCGTTGATTTCCGCCCGACTTATGATGGTGAGGATAAAGAACCCATCGTGATGCCTGCGGGCTTCCCTAACCTGCTTGCCAACGGTGCTGAGGGTATTGCCGTGGGTATGGCGACATCCATTCCGCCACATAATATCTTGGAAATTTGTGACGCGCTCTCGCACCTTATCAAAAGCCCTGAAGCGCGGATTGAAACGCTGCTCAAGCATATTCAAGGCCCTGATTTCCCAACAGGCGGTTGGATTGCTGAAGCGACAGAAACCATTGCCAATGCCTATAACACAGGTCGTGGTTCGCTGCGCGTAAGGGCGAAGTGGAACAAGGAAGTGCTGAGCCATGGGTTATGGCAGGTCGTGATTACCGAGATTCCGTATCAGGTTCAGAAATCGAAGCTCATAGAGAAAATCGCTGATTTGTTCCGCGAGAAGAAGCTGCCTCTGCTTGGTAATATCCAAGATGAATCGACCGATACGGTGCGCATTGTATTGGAGCCGAAATCAAAAAACATCGACCCAGCATTGCTCATGGAGTCGCTTTATCGTGTGACCGATTTAGAGATTCGTTATGGTCTGAACCTGAACGTCATTACCAAAGACGGTGTGCCGAAGGTGATGAACCTGCGCGAGCTGTTGCAGGCCTATCTTGACCATCGCCATGAAGTATTGGTGCGCAAGAGCGAGTTCCGCCTCGACCAGATTTCGCGCCGTCTTGAGATTCTCGAAGGCTTGCTGATTTGTTACCTGAACCTCGACAAGGTTATCAAAATTATCCGCGAGGAAGACGAACCTAAGCCTGTGCTGATGAAGAAATTCGACCTTACGGAGTTACAGGCTGAATCGATTCTGAACATGCGTCTGCGCCAACTGCGTAAGCTTGAAGAAATCGAAATCAAGAAAGAGCACAAAGCGCTGAAGGAAGAACAGCGCAGCTTAAAAGCGCTCTTGAAAGACGAAGATTTGCGCTGGCAGACCATTGGCGACGAAGTGAAAGCGCTTAAGAAGCGTTTTGCTTCGGACAAAAAGCTCGCTGGTCGCCGTTCGGAATTCACCGCGCCACCTTCGGCTGCCGTGATTTCGGTCGAAGCATTCATCGAAAAAGAGCCAATCACGATCGTGTGCTCGAAGCTGGGCTGGATCCGCGCATTCAAAGGCCACGATGATCTGGGCGAAGTGAAATTCAAAGAGGGCGATGAGGCACGTTTTGAGCTGAAGGCTAAAACCACCGACAAGCTGCTCATCTTCGCAACCGATGGTAAGTTCTACACGCTCGGCTGCAACAATCTGCCAGGTGGCAAAGGCCATGGCGAGCCTGTGCGCCTGATGGTGGATTTGGAAGCAAATCAAGATATCGTCACCATGATGGTGCATGAGCCAGAGCGTAAGCTGTTGCTGGCTTCGGATATTGGTAAGGGCTTCTTGGTCGAAGAAAAAGACATGCTAGCACAAACGCGCGGTGGTAAGTCCGTCATGCAGTTACCGGATGGTTCGAAGGCGATTGTATGTGCCGAAGCCAAAGGCGACCATGTTGCTGTTATCGGCACGAACCGCAAAATGCTGGTATTCCCGCTTGATCAAGTGCCAGTGATGAAGCGCGGGCAGGGTGTGGCACTTCAGAAATATAAAGGCTCGAAGCTGAGTGACGCGAAAGTATTCACCA